The sequence AGTCTAAATTATCCTCTTCTCTAGTCAgctgagaatattttaaaattaaatcgtTTCTGCATAGTTTTCCTCATTTAAATTCAATCCAGTCTTCTAAGTGGTAGGTGACGTTGTTCTCACTTTACAACAGAGGATATTAAGGAAAGGTGCTGATGCACACCGCAGCAAATTCAGGACTAGTGTATTAGTGTGTACTATCAATTATAttgcttttggattttttttttaattgtacttttttaggtgaaagtttacccctcaagttagtttctcatacaaaaatttatacacacattgttatgtgaaccTAGTTGCTattcctgtaatgtgacagcacacttccccctTCCACCCcgaatttcctgtgtccattcaaccagctcctagccctttctgccttctcatcttacctctggACAGCAACTGCCCATTTCGTCTCGTGTATCTATGATTTTGGATTTTCAAATGGTCTTTGGGAATcacaaaatattgtatttttaagaACCACTTAcattggcaagttttttttttctctttttctgtttgtttcttttaacatGAAAAGTTTAGTTAACAAAGGAAtgatcatttctttctctttttttatacaGGAAATTGCATCAACATGATTCCAACTATTTTGTCACTGCCTATCAACTTTCTAGAGGGCAgtcatggttcagtggtagaattttcaccttccgtgAGGGAATGCCAGGTTTGATTCTTATTTGTCAATGCAGGCTTGCGTTCTGCTATGATAACAAAtaggtttcagggaagcttccaaattaagatagactaggaagtaaggccaggtgatctacttctgagaatcagtcaatggaaaccttatagatcacagtgCTCTGATCCCCTTGTgagtgggcttgccatgagttgtagGTCAACTAAAAGCAGTTAACAACACATCCCTTGGCTGCTTAGGATGTTATTACCaccttttgaaaaacaaaaatgaagatgtAATTGGGTGCAATCTATTTTTCACATAATATCAGGATATTGCATTTAGGAAATGTCAATATTGTTATCAACACTGGATCCATACAAAATTCAGTTGAGGAATATAACTGAAGTCACCATATTTACTTTGCTGGGTTTTACGGGTGATTTTGAGCTACAAGTATCtctctttttactatttcttGCAATCTATATTTTTACTCTGGTGGGAAATTTGGGACTGGTTCTATTAGTCATGGCAGATGCCCGGCTCCACAACCCCATGTACTATTTTCTGAGTGTGTTATCTTTCTTAGATGCCTGCTCTTCTTCAGTTGTCACCCCAAAAATGTTAGTCAATTTCCTGGCAGAGAATAAAGCCATTTCATTTACTGGATGTGCAACACAGATGCTGCTCTTTCTCACTTTTGGGACCACAAAATCCTTTCTTTTGGCAGCAATGGCATATGATCGTTATGTAGCAATCTACAACCCACTTCTCTATTCAGTTAACATGTCACGCAGGGTCTATGTGTCACTCATCATTGCTTCTTATATTTGTGGTATTTCACATGCTACTTTACACACAGTAGCAACTTTTAGCCTCTCCTTCTGTGCATCCAATGAAATTAGACACATCTTTTGTGATATCCCTCCACTCCTTGCTATCTCCTGTTCTGAAACTCTTATCAACCAACTTCTACTCTTCTACTTTGTGGGTTCTATTGAGATGGTCAATATTCTGATTGTCTTGATATCTTATGGATTCATTTTTTTGGCCATTCTGAAGGTGCATTCTGCTGAAGGAAGGCAAAAAGTGTTTTCCACCTGTGGCTCTCACCTAACTGGAGTATCAATTTACCACGGAACAATCCTCTTCATGTACTTGAGACCAAGTTCCAGCTATGCTTTGGACCATGACATGATAGTGTCTGTATTCTACACCATTGTGATTCCCATGCTGAATCCCATCatctacagtttgaggaacaaagatgtaaaagaagcaATGAAAAAATTGTTTCAGAGAAATTGGTTCATAAACAAAGTACATTTTTAGCATTGTAAAACTAAAGTCCATATTTCTAAAGATGAATCTAGAAAAGAAACtgtcttgttttttctgttaaagTGTCTGTAGGTTCTAGAATATTTCCTAATAAAGCATTAATCAACCTTCCAAGGCAGAATTTTATAAGTTCAGATAAATTGCATCATTTATATGCCTATAGGATTATTTTCGAATTTACCCATGTTAAACATTCAACGATGGATGTATATTGGTATGATTAGGATTTGTTTAAGTTGATCTTCACTTACTTATAATGATGATGTCCTGAGAACTCTATGACTTCACATATTCTCACATTGTTTATAGTAACtcttcagcaaacatttggaagttGATTTCCCATTCTGGAACCCCTGGGTAGGACCTGCCAAAGATTACTAGCCCCTTATGCCCTGACACACTCAGGTCTATCTAGGCCTTTGAATATGTCttctgtaccatttttttttacaccatTTGGCTCAACACCATAAATGTTGATCCCATTATTACAGTTTTTCTTTGCTATCGTCCAATCACAAAAATTGATTAGAGTCATTCTGCAACTACTGAGGGACTAGGTGGTAGCATTTATTGAGAGTATATGTAAGGCTCAGTAAAAATGAATGTATAGCTTGGATAATAATCTACTACTGGCTACTCTGTGTGGTTGCttcaaaatctgaaaaaaaaaaaaaactatcctatcattgtaaatattttaatgattctAGTTCAATTACTAGCTCTTCCTTTATTCTCTATGAAGAACAACCCTGCATtggtcaatatgtaaaaaaaaaaaaaaaacttaatggaCCGATGAGCATGGCTCAGGGAATGAAAAAGATTCTACATTACCTCAACTCTCTCCTGATTATGCAGACTCctcatttaattatttgtttttatttcaatatttattttaaGATTCATTATAAGTAAAAATTATGCTTCATTTAGTAAAACTCATTTTCTTTCTATCAGTGTTGGTTACCTTGTGGCTCTACCATAACAAAATCGTTGGAACCTAGCAAGCAAAACAATGTTCCTACAAaagacaattctttttttttcttattgtgctttagatgaaggtttacagaccaacTAATATacatatagttttgtgacattagtttgCAACCCTGCAAGTTGTCAAcaatctccccttctcaaccttgggttccccatttccattcgtttagttttcctgtcctctcctgccttctcacccttgcctctaggctggtgtgcccatttagtcttatatacTTGGTTGAAGTAtataagcacattttttttttttacttgtttgaactatgtgtattattattatttttatgggcCTATAGGAGCTCTGATGATGCAGTGCttaagaactcagttgctaaccaaaaggttggtagtttgaatcaaccagtcactccttgaaaaccccatggggcagttctactctgtcctgtagggtcagtatagTTTGCAATGGATTCgatgacttttttgtttgtttgtttcagggctAACTTTTGGCTTaaaatgaacctcaggagtgaattcagtactgagttaaaagggtttcttggagccatactcttgaggtttcttcagtctctgtcagaccagtacatctgatctttttttgtgagttagaatttgttctacatttttctccagctctgaccagGACGCTCTATTGTGATTCTTTTCAGcacagtcagtggcggtagctggacaccatctagttgtactggactcagtctgttggaggctgtggtagttgtgggtcCAtttgtcttttggactaatctttccattatgttttttcttcatttttccttgaacCAGACTGGGTAGAACCAATGGtgtctcttagatggctgctcataagcttttaagatgccaaatgctactcagcaaagtataATGTAGAACTTTTTATTTATacactatgttgtgccaattgagctaggtgtccccCGAGGCCATgttccccagccttcagcccagtaatttggtccttcagggagttttgATGTGTCTATGAACCaaccttctatgactttgcctggcTGAAGTTTTGCTGACTAccccagtactgtgtaccatcttacccttcaattgtctagttagtgtttttccctctccatcccttccctgcctcataaccatcaaagactgttgctttctgtgtgtaaatcttttcatgaaattttataatagtggtgtcatacagtatttgtccttttgtgattgacttattttactcagcataatgtcttccagattcatacatgttgtcagatgtttctcaaattcatcactgttcttcattttgtgtgtatgtaccatagtttgttcatccattcatctgttgatgggcacttaagttgtttccatgtttttgctattgtgaacattgctgcaatgaacatgagtgtatctatgtctatttatgtgacagctcttacttctctaggatatattcctagcagtgagatggagggatcatatggtatttctatttgtagctttttaaggaagttcctTATTATTTTCCAAAACGATTGTAGCATTTGGCATTCCCAtcagcactgcataagagttccgatctccctggggcctcttcaacattttttatttacgattattattttttttgtgtgtgtgtgtgccagtaatgcagcatgagatggtatctcattgtagttttgatttgcatttctttaatggctagtgatcgtgaacatttcctcttgCTCTGTTGGCTGCTttagtgtgttttttttgttttttttgggtgaagtgtctgctcatatcctttgtccatgaTTTaaatggattgtctttttgtcatagaggtgttggattttcctatagattttttgGGATATGGCCTTTTTGGATAGATCAtagccaatttctttttttttttccctagtctgtaggttctctttctactcttttggtgaaggcttttgatgagcataagtgtttaagttttagaagatcctagttacaTAGCTTATCTTCTGCTATTCGTGTATTGTTAACTAtgttttgtatcctatttatgccatgcattagtgACTCTAGCATTGACCTTacattttctttcatgatctttttagtttgattttatatttaagtttttgatGTATTTTAAGTTAGTTGttttgtatggtgtaaggtataggtactgtttcatttttttgctgatgaatatccagttttgccaccatcatttgttaaaaagactgtcttttccccattccatGGACACtggaatggatttacatctgggttctcagctctgttccattggtcaatgtttctgttgttgtaccagtaccagactgctttgactaccatagctgcatagtaggttctgaggtaaggt comes from Elephas maximus indicus isolate mEleMax1 chromosome 7, mEleMax1 primary haplotype, whole genome shotgun sequence and encodes:
- the LOC126079700 gene encoding olfactory receptor 1094-like encodes the protein MSILLSTLDPYKIQLRNITEVTIFTLLGFTGDFELQVSLFLLFLAIYIFTLVGNLGLVLLVMADARLHNPMYYFLSVLSFLDACSSSVVTPKMLVNFLAENKAISFTGCATQMLLFLTFGTTKSFLLAAMAYDRYVAIYNPLLYSVNMSRRVYVSLIIASYICGISHATLHTVATFSLSFCASNEIRHIFCDIPPLLAISCSETLINQLLLFYFVGSIEMVNILIVLISYGFIFLAILKVHSAEGRQKVFSTCGSHLTGVSIYHGTILFMYLRPSSSYALDHDMIVSVFYTIVIPMLNPIIYSLRNKDVKEAMKKLFQRNWFINKVHF